From Dryobates pubescens isolate bDryPub1 chromosome 40, bDryPub1.pri, whole genome shotgun sequence:
AGCAGGTCCTCCTCGGCCTTGGCAGCGATGGTGGCACCGGCGGGGCGGACGGCACCCGGCCGCCCGCTGAGCCGGATGCTCCGGTGGGGACCGGGATGGGGTGGGACGGGGATGAGGGTAGGGATGGAGCTGACAGCGGGGCTGGGAGTGGGGACAGGGATAGGGACGGGGAtggagctggcagtggggacagggatggggacagggatggaacTGACAGTGGCGACAGGgatggagctggcagggagaatggggacagggatggagctgacagtggggacagggatgaggatgaggatgaagatGTGAATAAGGATGAAGCTGGCAGGTGGGCTGGGAGTGGGAACAGgaatggggacagggatggagccagcagctgggatgggagtGGAGAccagagcagggatggggacagagatggaggtggcagtaggtgcagggatggggacaggaacAGGGTTAGGGATGAggatggagctggcagcagggctgggaatggGAACGGGagaagggatggggacagggacaaggaTGAGCCGGCGGTGGGGAAGGGAGTGAGGACAGGAGGAGGGACAGCGATGGTGACAGGGACACGACTGAAGATGGGGATTGggatggagctggcagcagggctgggaacaggagcaaggatggggacagagatgAGGATGGGGACAAGAATAGGaatgaggatggggacagggatggtcaaagcagaggggctgggggcagggatggggacagcagcagagctgaagccGAAGATGGGACCGGGAGTGGGGCCGGAGCTACGAATGGAGCCGGGACTTGCTCTGGCGAAGGGGACGAGTCTGGCGCCACCGATGGAACCGGGAACGGAGCCGGGACCCGAGACAGCGACAGAGCCGGGAGTGGAGCCGGGGAAGGGGCTGAGATCGGAGCCGAGAACGGAGTCGAGAgcggagctcctgcagcagccggAACCGGAGCCGGTGTTGGAATCGGGGCTGGAGCCGATGATGCAACCAGGACCGGAGCcggtgctggagctggtgatGTAACCGGAGCCGAGATGGAACCGGGACAGAGgcgggaaggagctggggatggagccGGGATGGAGCCGCCGCGACGCGCGGGGCAACTTCTCATCAAGTTGCCCGAGACCGGCACCCCCGGGACGGGTGCCCCCTCCCCCGGGACCGGCCCCGCCGCTGCCCCTCTCTTCCCGGTGCGCACCGGCTGGGTCGCGCAACGCTGCCCGGGGCCGTTCTCCCGAAGCATCCCCCCCGCCTCCCGTGCCCGCCAACCACACGCCCCCATCTCGGGGGGTCCGGGGGGCGCAGGTCCCCCTGCCCGCGGCgtagcccccccccccgccctccccGGTGCCCGCCGGTGCCCGCCGGTACCTGTCGCCCGCGGCGCCGGGAGCCACGTGCCGGgtccgccgccgcccgccccgcgccGCGCCCGCAGCCCCGCTCCGCCCGCCCCGCTCGACGGCACCGGGCACggcgggggcgggcgggggaGGGACGGGAGAGAGGGGGGTGCCcggggtggggtgaggggtaCAGGGAGATAGGTGGGGGGGGGTCGGTGCAAGGTGGGGTGCAAGGGAAGGGCGTGGGGGGGTGCACAGATCAAGGGGGGGGGCTGGGCATGGGGTTCCTGTACAGGgtgcggggggggggaatgtgcaggaacctgggggtgcagggctgtgggggtgcagggggagcgtgggatgagggtgctggggttgggggggggtgctGTAGGGGGCTGTGACGGGGGGGGGTATCACCCAAAGGGTGCCAGCCCTTGTGTAGcaagggggctgcaggtgcagggGGGACAGggccccccccccttcctctgtAGACACAGCCCCGCGGGGCTCAGCCCCATGCAGGGGCCAGGTGGGCTCGGGGAGACCCTCCCCAGGACCCCTGCCAagtgtgtggctgctgctggggagccccaggcttgggggggaggctggggggggggtgtccagACTCTGCCAGGGTTCAGGGCTCCTTCCCaatcccagggctgggcacagagcaccATCCTGGGGCGTGGGGGGGGGTCTCGGGGTCCCCTCCTCCGCTGCTACCGAGGTGCCCACGAGGCTGGGGCCGCTGGAAGGTTGCGGCTGCGGCCCCGGCGCCCCCAGCGCGGGCCCGGGGGGGCTCATTTGCGGTTGATCTTTTCCGATCTTGCCTGAATTTGCTCCGTTATGCAAAGCGAAGCCTCGGCCTCTGCTCTCCCGGGGAAGAggcggggggaagggggaggaagagctgcttcccactccccacatcccctcctgcttcactccatcccctccagctcccctccatccctccccactCGCCCCCATCTCTTCCAGCTCCCCTGTCCATTCTTCCTTCCCCTcatcccctcctgctctccccatcccctcctgctcctctccatcatcccctgctctccctcattccttcctgcccctctccatcccctcctgctctcctcatCCCCTTCtgcccccctccatcccctccttcccccctccctcactccctgctcccctccctcactccctgctcccctccctcactccctgctcccccctaccccctcctgctcccccctaccccctcctgctcccccctttctcctcctgctccccagcaatTCCAGAGGCatcaggggaagaagggaaatccAGGCCAGAGCCTCTGGTTGCCTTCACCTTGGTGttgcccccagcctgggaccAGCCTGGTGCCTCTGTGGGGGTGTGGGATGAGTTCTTCCccccggggcggggagggggctctGCACACACGTGTGGGTGTGCACACGCGTGTCCTTGCGGCGTCAGGAGCTGGCCCtcagggctcggggggggggaggaggggtgggcatgggggggctgtgcatgtgtgtgtgtgcttcgGGCAGGTGCACATGCTAAGAGCATTTGTACATGCTAGGTGCACGTGTGTGCGCCCCGGGCACATGTGTACATGCTAGGTGCATGTGTGCACGCCCTGGGCACATGTGTACATGCTAGGTGCATGTGTGTGCGCCCTGGGCACATGTGTACATGCTAGGTGCATGTGTGTGCGCCCCGGGCACATGTGTACATGCTAGGTGCATGTGTGTTTGCTCTGTGCATGCTGTGCATGCTGACAGCATGCGtgtgcctgctctgcacaggcagtgTGTGTGCTCTGGGCATGTCTGCACGCtaagtgcatgtgtgtgtgccctgtgcatgtgtgtgtgccctgtgcccatgtgtgtgtgtgccctgtgcccatgtgtgtgtgtgccctgtgcccatgtgtgtgccctgtgcctctgtgtgtgtgtgcccatgtgtgtgccctgtgcccgTGTGTGTGTGCCCTCTTCACGTGTGTGCCCTCTGCCTGTGTCCTGTGTTCCCTGTGCCCATGTGTTTGTGCCCTGTGACCACATGTGTGTGCCCTCTCCATGTGTGtgccctctgcctgtgccctgtgcccatgtGTGTGCCTTctgcacgtgtgtgtgtgccctgtgtcCACGTGTGTGTGCCCTCTGCCCATGTGTGTGTGCCCTCTCCACGTGTGtgccctctgcctgtgccctgtgtgccctgtgtgcGCTCCGTGCCCGTGCCACACGCGTGTGCGCACACGCGTTGGGGGTGCAGCCGTTGCCAAGCTCCCGCCGTGCccgtgtgtgtgcgtgtgcccCCCGCGCCCCCTCCTCCCCGGCTGGGTTGTCCGTTCCGTGTTGGCAGCTCCGGCAGCTCCGGCTCGATCCCGGGAGCCTCCTGCTGGATTTATGTCTCCGTCGGCGGAGGATCGATGGGTCCCGAACCGCCCGGGCTGGGCACAAATCACGGCGGCTGCGGCGTCTTCCCGCCCCCGGTTGGGGACGGTGCCAGGCGCTCGGTGCCACCATGGCTGTCGCCCGCGCCGCTCCCCGCCGTGGGGGGGGGACACGGGAGTCCCGCCGCCCGCCACCGGCTCCTGGCTGAGCCTAATGAGCAGCAACAGCCAATTAATTAGGCGAGCTGCGAGGGGAAGCCCGAGCGCTAATTAGCGGGGAGCAAGGAGCGGGTGGCCGGTGGCAGGGCCCTGGCCGTGGGGACAGTAGATGgcatcgggggggggggtgaggggggcagGGTGTCTCGGGTGACCCCAGAGGGAGACAAGGCAGTGACAGAGAGAAAGGTCAAGGCTGAGTGGCCTTGGGGACatggggaggggcggggggaagcggggggggggggaggtgtcagggcctcatcctgctctctgctgccaggctggtgccagcGACCGCGGCGGTGACATCCCCGGTGCCACGCGCTGTGCCCATCCCGGCTGACCCCCGAGCCCGGGCTGGTGCCATCGGGCACCCCACTGGGGACCGAGACGAGGCCGTGGCCATGGAGCCGGCGGCCGCAGAGCCGGGGGCCGGGAGCTGAGCCGCGGTGCCAGCCGCGGGGGTTGGCTGTGGCTGCGGTGCTGCGGTGCCAGGGCGCAGGGCATGAATAAATGCATAAGGGCCATGTCCCTGcgtcccctgcctgcagccagcggGGCTGGCACGTGGAGGGGGCTCAGTGCCACCGCCCGGCGATGCCACATCCACCCTCCGcatccacccccccccccgcctgccgccgccccccacccccgagGTCCCATCGGACGGAGGAGGGACAGCGGCACAGGGACCCGCGGGGAGGTCACATCCGGCGTGGGCATGGCCACGGTGCTGGAGGCCTTGAGTGccgctcagtgctggggcttggGGCCTGGCACCCACGGCATGGCACCCGGGGGCTGCTTCATTGCCCACGGTGCCCGGGGCACGGCACCCACTGCTGTGGTAAATTGGGAGGGGTCTCAGCGGCATCCCCCCACTGCCGTGAtgaactggggggggggctcagcTGCATCCCCCCACTGCCGTGATAAATTGGGGGGGGTCTCAGCTGCACCCCCCCCACACTGCCGTGataaattgggggggggggggggttcggCTGCACCCCCCTGCCGTGATGAactggggccggggggggctgtctcggttttggggtgggggtgaaaGTCCTGGGGAAGGGGCGGGTGGGGGATCCcggaggtggggtggggggcgTGGGGGTGTGGATGttgcctcccctccctctgccttcccccccggcccccccggcGCTGTCGGTCACGGCGCTGGCTGCAGCCGCCGGGATGGATCCTCTGGACAGGAGGATTTATTAGGGATGCGGGGAGCTGTCAGCCGCAGAAATCCCGGGATCAGCCCGGGGGGGGGAAGCCAAGGCTCGGGGAGGGGTCCCATTTATCCCCCCCCCGCCCACGCTCCTCACTCCCCCAACACCCCCTgaccctccccccgccccaaccacctccctgccacctcctccccccgggtccctccatccctccccccgGAGGTGCCGGTaaaccgggggggggggtctcccctacctccctccctccaacccctccctgcccgccctgtgccccccggccccccctgGGGCTCATTGCGGATGCGGCTCATGCCCGGGGCTGACAAATAGGCTCCGAAATCAGACAATTAGCCGCTGCCAGCCGCCGATTAATGCgcagcccccccgcccccacccccccccacacctAGAGCCGAGCCGGGGGCggagggggggccgggggggccgAGCTGGCAGTGATGGACGAGCCCGGGGGgaccccggccccgccgcccgcaTCAATTACCGGGAGTGACACcgagcggggcgggggcggaGGGGGAGGTAAACGGGAccggggtgggaggggagggcggggggggggacgCAAAGGGGACCAGGCCTGGTCCCCGAGTGCGTGTGAGTGTGGACATGCGTGTCAGAGCATGTTCACGCGTGCCAGAGCACGATCATGCGTGTCAGAGCATGTAGTTGTGTGCGTGGCCATGATCATGCGTGTCAGAGCATGTTCACGCGTGTCAGCGTGCAGCTGCGTGTGTGGCCACGTTCACGCGTGTCAGAGCATGTCCCCTGCGCTGTGTGTGGCCACACGTGGGACACAGAGGGGACAGTTCGTGGTCTGGGAGCCTCAGACCACGCTCCCCGCgtgtccctggctgctgcccccacGCGTGCCCGGCTCTGCCCCCCGCACGGCCCCGGCTGTGCTCTCCGCGTCCCCGCCAGGGTCTCTGTGTCCCCACCTTGGTCCTTGCGTGTCCCCAGTCGCCGTCCCCACGTCCCCGTGGTGCTCCCTGCGGACCCTCCGTCACCCCCACACCCCGGCCGGGTCCCCCCGTGTCGCCCCGTGTCCCGGCTGTGTCCCCCCGTGTCCCGGCCGTGGTCCCCGGGCGGTCGGGGCCCGCACGCCGGTGGCGGGGGCTGATCAATGGAACCAATTAGGCCGCGCACGGAGCTCCcggggggtcggggggggtcGGGGGGATTTGATGGGAACCCTCCCGGGCTGGGGCACCCCCGGGGGCTCCTCTGCACCACTTTGGCCTCGCGTGttgcggggtgggggggagaaggtCCACGGAGAAATTGAGGCTGTGGTGGAAGTGGGGGGGCTccgacccccccccccgcccctccgtATCGATCGCCGGAGGCGGATTTGACATTTACAAATCCAAAGGCTTCAGGTTATCGATCGGGATGAGAGACCCCCCCAAGGCCCCCCCCAATCGATCCTGTGCTGATATtgaggttgggggggagggggggggggatagcaccgcagccccccccagcctgggatCCTGGAGGGGTCTAGGAAAGGATCCTGGGGGGGCGTCCAGGGAGGAGTGCTGGGGGTACAGAGAGGGGTGCGCTGCCCACCCATGCTGGATGCCCCCCCCGGGCTCCGCTGAATGCTGGCGGAGCtggacaccccccccccgggcccccccTCCCCTACGCGGACTCGGGGGCAGCGGAGCGTGGGCGGGGGGGGGTCCgcagggagctgctgtcagGGAAGCAGCGAGGCGCGGGGTGGGCAGCGCgggagggggggcggggggggacgGCTGTCAGCCCGGACCtgatgggcagcagagcccggagcgggggggggggcggaacaCGCACACGGACCTGCAGCatcccccaacccccacccagcatcCCGGGTgggggaggctgcccaggcacccAACCTCCcaacgccccccccccccccaaaccagggCTTGGCCCCATGGCGCCCCCAAACCCCTGGCACGAGGGGAGGGGTCCCCGTTCAGCCCCGGGGGGTGCGGAGGTCGATGCACCTGGGGGGGCGCTGAGCTGGGGTGGGGTATTCGCAACCCCCGGGGGGcgctgagctgggggaggggagatgTGGGGGGGGAATATTcgcagccccccctcccccccatcgcCCAGCCGGGTACCGGGggggggtgctgagctgggggaaggggatggggggggggggggaacgtTCGGAGCCCCTGGGGGGCGCTGAGCTGGAGGGGGagatgtgtgtggggggaatattcgcagccccccccccccagccggGTACCGGGGGGTGAGCTGCCGGCGCCGGGCGCTGCGGGGCCGTTAATTATGGATGAGGCCAAATTGGCCTCCGCTGCCGCTTAATCCCCGCAAACACGGCGCGGGCTGAGCAAACAGCGG
This genomic window contains:
- the LOC128899098 gene encoding tetra-peptide repeat homeobox protein 1-like; the encoded protein is MSPPGPALGAPGPQPQPSSGPSLVGTSRGGRSGAAGAARGGRRRTRHVAPGAAGDSSSTGSGPGCIIGSSPDSNTGSGSGCCRSSALDSVLGSDLSPFPGSTPGSVAVSGPGSVPGSIGGARLVPFARASPGSIRSSGPTPGPIFGFSSAAVPIPAPSPSALTIPVPILIPILVPILISVPILAPVPSPAASSIPIPIFSRVPVTIAVPPPVLTPFPTAAPLSAPSLPSSPSHPIPVPTGASGSAGGRVPSAPPVPPSLPRPRRTCWRWRPPG